The Chryseobacterium indicum genome contains a region encoding:
- a CDS encoding lantibiotic dehydratase family protein, which yields MSRFPYQFFEQFVVRTPLFSCKYFQETIRKPQISENKIREICCDPIFQEALYLASPYLHLEVIKWLNSEREPVSKDFEKLKNTILKYYSRMSTRCTPFGLFSSVGLGKFSEELMSLNKDDNKESANDLIRDTKLDMHFLVSLAQYFEKSPEIRNRLSFYPNNSIYKVGNKIRYIEYQYTSGKREYIISSAPLSEELEQIINFSRQGKKIQQIAEILIGEEIEDSQTSQKQITKEEAEEFIEELIDNQVLVSELEPNVSGDDFFDTILSVLNKINAEQEIQILTLIKKKLEKLDRTIGNPLSIYTEVEDLIRSFTIEYEQKFLFQTDLYYGAEFTLPPVWKKELKKGICFLNKITLPQKETQLEQFKKAFFERFETQEVPLLNALDTEIGVGYVQNNSAKGIHPYLEDLNFQGSRKKQDLQLTLNSIHRILNEKLQEALLEQQYKIELSDEDFKDLEVENWDNLPATISFMAEIFSEGDQEKIILNGSTGKSAANLLGRFCSEKSEVRDLTKSIANKEETLYKDYILAEIIHLPEARIGNIVRRPALREYEIPFLAQSVLSADHQISAKDLFISVKNNRIVLRSEKLNKEVKPYLTNAHNYSNNSLPVYHFLSDFQSQDIRSGLYFNWGGLEQIYKFLPRVEYNNIILSKAQWKITEKDLAFLSEKHLSNDQIISKLKDWRLKRKIPQWIQLVKSDNTLSVNLENDDMVTVFLQTVKAEKTVVIEEFLHNQYDDYRREFIFPMYKVNKKHYINDEKKICSGK from the coding sequence ATGTCCCGGTTTCCTTATCAATTTTTTGAACAGTTCGTTGTTCGTACTCCTTTATTTTCATGCAAATATTTTCAGGAAACAATCAGGAAACCGCAAATTTCGGAAAACAAAATCAGAGAAATTTGCTGTGATCCTATATTCCAAGAAGCGCTTTATCTGGCTTCACCCTATCTTCATCTTGAAGTCATAAAATGGCTTAATTCTGAAAGAGAACCTGTTTCAAAAGACTTTGAAAAATTAAAAAACACAATACTAAAATATTACAGCCGGATGAGTACACGCTGTACGCCGTTCGGCTTATTTTCCTCAGTAGGCTTAGGAAAGTTTTCAGAAGAATTAATGTCTCTTAATAAAGATGATAATAAAGAATCTGCAAATGACCTGATCCGCGATACCAAGCTGGATATGCATTTTCTTGTTTCGCTTGCTCAATATTTTGAAAAAAGCCCGGAGATAAGAAACAGGCTTTCGTTTTACCCTAACAACAGTATTTATAAGGTAGGCAATAAAATCCGCTATATAGAATATCAGTATACGTCGGGAAAAAGAGAATATATTATTTCCTCTGCTCCGCTTTCTGAGGAACTGGAGCAAATAATAAATTTTTCCAGACAGGGAAAAAAAATACAGCAGATTGCAGAAATATTAATTGGTGAAGAGATCGAAGATTCTCAGACCTCGCAGAAACAAATAACAAAAGAAGAGGCTGAAGAATTTATTGAAGAACTTATCGATAATCAGGTTCTTGTAAGTGAACTTGAGCCGAATGTTTCCGGAGATGATTTCTTCGACACTATCCTTTCTGTTCTGAATAAAATAAATGCAGAACAGGAAATACAGATTTTAACATTAATTAAAAAAAAGCTTGAAAAGCTGGATCGTACTATAGGAAATCCCCTTTCTATTTATACAGAAGTTGAAGATCTGATCCGTTCTTTTACAATAGAATATGAGCAGAAATTTTTGTTTCAGACAGATCTCTATTATGGAGCTGAGTTTACATTACCACCAGTCTGGAAAAAAGAATTAAAGAAAGGTATCTGCTTTCTGAATAAAATAACGTTACCACAAAAAGAAACTCAGCTTGAGCAATTTAAAAAAGCATTTTTTGAAAGGTTTGAAACTCAGGAAGTCCCTTTGTTAAATGCTCTTGATACTGAGATTGGAGTCGGATACGTTCAAAATAATTCGGCAAAGGGAATTCATCCTTATCTGGAAGACCTGAATTTTCAGGGTTCCCGAAAAAAACAGGATTTACAGTTGACACTTAATTCTATTCACAGAATTCTAAATGAAAAACTGCAGGAAGCTTTGTTGGAGCAGCAATATAAAATTGAACTTTCAGACGAAGACTTTAAAGACCTCGAAGTAGAGAACTGGGATAATCTTCCGGCTACAATTTCTTTTATGGCTGAAATCTTTTCGGAAGGAGATCAGGAAAAAATAATACTGAACGGCAGTACTGGAAAAAGTGCAGCCAACCTCTTAGGAAGATTCTGTTCAGAAAAATCGGAAGTTAGAGATTTAACAAAAAGCATCGCAAATAAAGAAGAAACGTTGTATAAAGATTATATTCTTGCAGAAATTATTCATCTTCCGGAAGCAAGAATAGGAAATATTGTAAGAAGACCTGCTTTAAGGGAATATGAAATTCCTTTTCTTGCACAATCGGTTTTATCTGCAGATCATCAGATTTCGGCAAAAGATCTTTTTATCTCTGTAAAAAATAATAGAATTGTTCTTCGTTCAGAGAAGTTGAACAAAGAGGTTAAACCCTATCTCACTAATGCCCACAATTACTCTAACAATAGTTTACCCGTATATCATTTTTTGTCTGATTTCCAGTCTCAGGACATTAGATCCGGACTGTATTTTAATTGGGGTGGATTGGAACAGATCTATAAATTTCTCCCACGGGTTGAATACAACAATATCATTCTTTCAAAAGCACAATGGAAAATCACAGAAAAAGACCTTGCATTTTTATCTGAAAAACACCTGAGCAACGATCAGATTATTTCGAAATTGAAAGACTGGAGACTGAAAAGAAAAATTCCTCAATGGATTCAATTGGTAAAATCCGATAATACTTTATCCGTCAACTTGGAAAACGATGACATGGTAACTGTTTTTTTACAAACGGTAAAAGCAGAAAAGACGGTTGTTATTGAAGAATTTTTACACAATCAGTATGATGATTACAGGCGAGAATTCATCTTTCCCATGTACAAAGTAAATAAAAAGCACTACATAAATGATGAAAAGAAAATTTGCTCCGGGAAGTGA
- a CDS encoding helix-turn-helix domain-containing protein, which produces MYKILFILIFSLCQNLFFSQSIEEFHIKDSIKATTYAKNLILNGKKNSNNVKLINGYLILSRFSNENKIIPYLDSVLIVAKEINNREYLSDGYTYKGNHYYLKGDYLKSLDNYLLAKNFCEENSKNYNIINFNIGLLKLELENYDEAINLFLNYKSFLEQNKLTEKSNYVRCLYALAYAYNKRKDIKTSNLYLNLGFQKNDKVKNAKMHSNLLLIAGINEYNQKDYKKSLQTLAKVSGLIKTNSFDPQNLALSEYYSGKCLIKLNNSNFLKKFEIIDSIIIKTKDITPELRDTYPILIDYYKKLQNKDKQLYYIERLLAVDNILYKKKSILSNQINKKYDTPILLKEKEKLISDLNSKNHILFWLLGIGSIFLAIALFLYLSNIKKVKLYKEKADSLLSNSKPSIVNNTDENFNSPTLEVVDNKIEKSKVKLSDDKFLQLSLKLEEFEKGKRFLDKNMNLDILSKELNTNRAYLSRSVNELKGKNFSQYLNELRINYIIEELKTNTQLQKFTIASIAEHAGYNNSVSFTTSFRKITGTLPSYFIKALNEI; this is translated from the coding sequence ATGTATAAGATTTTGTTTATTTTAATTTTTTCTCTTTGCCAAAACCTATTCTTTTCACAAAGCATAGAAGAATTTCATATAAAAGATTCTATAAAAGCGACAACCTATGCCAAGAATTTAATTTTAAATGGTAAGAAAAATAGTAATAATGTTAAGCTAATAAATGGATATTTAATATTATCACGATTTTCTAACGAAAACAAAATTATTCCTTATTTAGATAGTGTTCTTATCGTAGCAAAAGAGATTAACAATAGAGAATATTTGTCTGATGGATATACATACAAGGGAAATCATTATTATTTAAAAGGAGATTATTTAAAGTCGCTGGATAATTATTTATTAGCTAAAAATTTTTGTGAAGAAAATAGCAAAAATTACAATATAATCAATTTTAATATTGGATTATTAAAACTTGAGCTTGAAAATTATGATGAAGCAATAAATCTATTTTTAAATTACAAATCTTTTCTGGAACAAAATAAACTAACTGAAAAATCCAATTATGTAAGATGCCTTTACGCATTAGCTTATGCCTATAATAAGCGGAAAGATATTAAAACTTCAAATCTGTATTTAAATTTGGGATTTCAAAAAAATGACAAAGTTAAAAATGCAAAAATGCATTCAAATTTATTATTAATAGCTGGAATAAATGAATACAATCAAAAAGACTACAAAAAATCTTTGCAAACGCTAGCTAAAGTTTCAGGATTAATTAAAACAAATTCTTTTGATCCTCAAAATCTGGCTTTGAGTGAATATTACTCAGGCAAATGTCTTATAAAACTAAACAATAGTAATTTTTTGAAAAAATTTGAAATTATTGATTCTATTATAATAAAAACTAAAGATATTACTCCTGAATTAAGAGATACATACCCTATTCTAATTGATTATTATAAAAAACTTCAAAATAAAGATAAACAATTGTATTATATAGAGCGTTTACTTGCTGTAGATAATATATTATACAAAAAGAAAAGCATACTCTCAAATCAAATTAATAAAAAGTATGATACACCTATTTTACTTAAAGAAAAGGAAAAATTAATTTCTGATCTCAACTCAAAAAACCATATTCTTTTTTGGTTATTAGGAATTGGCAGTATATTCTTAGCTATTGCATTATTCTTATATTTGAGTAATATAAAGAAAGTCAAACTATATAAAGAAAAGGCTGACTCCTTGTTATCTAATTCAAAACCGTCTATTGTAAATAATACAGATGAAAATTTTAATTCTCCGACTTTAGAAGTTGTTGATAATAAGATTGAAAAATCAAAAGTAAAGTTATCTGACGATAAGTTTTTGCAACTAAGCCTTAAATTAGAGGAATTTGAAAAAGGAAAACGTTTTTTAGATAAAAATATGAATTTAGATATTTTATCTAAAGAACTAAATACAAATAGAGCTTATTTATCAAGATCTGTAAATGAATTAAAAGGGAAGAATTTTTCACAATATCTAAATGAATTAAGAATAAATTACATAATAGAGGAACTTAAAACTAATACACAGCTTCAAAAATTTACAATCGCAAGTATTGCAGAGCATGCAGGATATAATAATTCTGTGTCATTTACTACTTCTTTTAGAAAAATAACAGGAACTTTACCTTCGTATTTCATAAAAGCTCTAAACGAAATTTAA
- a CDS encoding prolyl oligopeptidase family serine peptidase yields MLYKQIINCFFIFSNMNVTKLNFLLLVLPLCMVLKAQKTNLAISNSITDEYFGIKVTDEYRNLEDLNSLSTSVWMKEQTKYSLSLLRNIPNRQFYIDKRIEFDKKQSFSITQLNITDNDIYFYLKRLPQEKTSKVFYRKNFNGIETEIFNPESFKPENNKKYQINYIKPNYDGSKIVIALTESGKEISEMVIYDLVQGKLLPDILTNCWPSDSGGISWLSDNNSFIYRYYPIIDPKSPLFLKDTESVLYKIGQVSEKSNILLSRQNNPDLKINPEDFPRISLSSKKSKYIFGQISGATSFKDTYYMRATDSQSNKKWKFLFSKDDKVSDFIEKDDNVIYISEKNGMNAIYTTSLQKPDFQNAKIIVPSISDEVITSINNLKDGFLFSTSKNGVEAKIYLYKNNAITLLKLPFPAGNISITTKDNLSNDFWIVCSGWKNDSERFRYVSLQNKFIPENVAPVTEYPEFKGVLIEETTIKSHDGLDIPISLLYNKDIKKDSNNPLLIYAYGAYGTNISPSLSKTYLFWIQKGGIVAVAHVRGGGEKGESWHEGGFKATKPNSWKDLISCAEYMINGKYTSKNKIAIWGASAGGITIGRAITERPDLFKAAIIDAGVVNATRMEFTPNGLNSAKEFGSLKIESEFKALLEMDAYQHIKKGEKYPATLITSGINDPRVSPWMPTKFAAKLLAYNKSENPIFLKIDYEGGHGGDIPVAQKYDNVADTFAFALWQLGHPDYQLKDEAKK; encoded by the coding sequence ATGTTATACAAACAGATTATTAATTGTTTTTTTATTTTCTCCAATATGAATGTAACCAAATTAAATTTTTTATTGTTAGTTTTACCTTTATGTATGGTGTTAAAAGCCCAAAAAACAAATTTAGCAATCTCTAATTCAATTACTGATGAATACTTTGGAATAAAGGTTACAGATGAATATAGAAACCTAGAAGATTTAAATTCTCTTTCAACATCAGTTTGGATGAAAGAGCAGACAAAATACTCATTATCACTATTAAGAAATATACCTAACAGACAATTTTATATAGATAAGAGAATAGAATTTGACAAAAAACAATCTTTTTCTATCACTCAATTGAATATTACAGATAATGATATTTATTTTTACTTGAAAAGATTACCTCAGGAAAAGACTTCAAAGGTTTTTTATAGAAAAAATTTTAACGGAATTGAAACCGAAATATTTAATCCAGAAAGCTTTAAACCTGAAAACAATAAAAAATACCAAATAAACTATATAAAACCTAACTATGATGGTTCTAAGATAGTTATAGCTTTGACCGAAAGTGGCAAAGAAATTTCTGAAATGGTAATTTACGATTTAGTTCAAGGTAAATTACTTCCGGATATTCTTACTAATTGTTGGCCATCCGATAGCGGAGGCATATCTTGGCTTTCTGATAACAATAGTTTCATCTACAGATATTATCCTATTATTGATCCTAAATCACCTTTATTTTTAAAAGATACAGAGTCTGTATTATACAAAATAGGTCAAGTCTCTGAAAAATCTAATATTTTATTATCAAGACAGAATAACCCAGATTTAAAAATAAATCCTGAAGATTTCCCTCGTATAAGTCTTTCTTCGAAAAAATCTAAATATATTTTTGGTCAAATATCAGGTGCCACAAGCTTTAAGGATACTTATTATATGCGAGCCACAGATTCTCAATCTAACAAAAAGTGGAAATTTTTATTTAGTAAAGACGATAAGGTTTCGGATTTTATAGAGAAAGATGATAATGTTATTTATATATCGGAAAAAAATGGAATGAATGCAATTTATACTACGTCATTACAAAAACCAGACTTTCAAAATGCAAAAATAATAGTTCCTAGTATATCTGATGAAGTTATTACAAGTATCAATAATTTGAAAGATGGATTCCTATTTAGTACATCAAAAAACGGTGTTGAAGCTAAAATATATTTATATAAAAATAATGCTATTACCCTACTCAAATTACCGTTTCCAGCAGGAAATATCTCAATTACCACAAAAGATAATCTTTCTAATGATTTTTGGATAGTGTGTAGTGGTTGGAAGAATGATTCAGAAAGATTTAGATATGTTTCTCTACAGAATAAATTTATTCCAGAAAATGTAGCACCAGTAACTGAATATCCAGAATTCAAGGGTGTTCTTATAGAAGAAACTACTATAAAATCTCATGATGGTTTAGATATTCCAATTTCTTTGCTTTATAATAAAGATATCAAAAAAGACTCCAATAATCCGTTGCTGATATATGCTTACGGAGCATATGGAACTAATATTAGTCCAAGTTTATCAAAAACTTATCTGTTTTGGATTCAAAAGGGAGGTATTGTTGCGGTTGCCCATGTAAGAGGAGGAGGAGAAAAAGGAGAATCTTGGCATGAAGGCGGTTTTAAAGCAACAAAACCTAACTCCTGGAAAGACCTTATTTCCTGCGCAGAGTATATGATAAACGGAAAATATACCTCTAAAAATAAAATCGCAATTTGGGGTGCAAGTGCAGGTGGAATAACTATTGGCAGAGCAATTACCGAAAGACCAGATTTATTTAAAGCAGCTATTATTGATGCGGGAGTTGTAAATGCAACGAGAATGGAATTCACTCCTAATGGACTGAACAGTGCAAAAGAGTTTGGCTCTTTAAAAATAGAATCTGAATTTAAAGCACTATTAGAAATGGACGCTTATCAACATATTAAAAAGGGAGAAAAATATCCCGCAACTTTAATCACTTCTGGAATCAATGATCCCAGAGTATCTCCTTGGATGCCTACCAAATTTGCTGCAAAGTTACTCGCTTATAATAAATCAGAAAATCCAATATTTTTAAAAATAGACTATGAAGGAGGCCATGGAGGTGATATTCCGGTTGCTCAAAAGTATGATAATGTTGCCGACACTTTTGCGTTTGCATTGTGGCAATTAGGACATCCTGATTACCAACTAAAAGATGAAGCTAAGAAGTAA
- a CDS encoding SMI1/KNR4 family protein: MENIITKNFVEAAENHYKEGVQQEPDNEVAEECLRMCLILEKKDAPYTFFEDPIIDLVKNYVVDTFDMGMIHFYDYDDLSSDENFIVFGSDGSGELIAIHKKSNKIYMIDGYFEEICVLCNSSEDFLNNLLKIGNANIKKVSNEEKNCLGKEIAVNPTSLGYYLNALSARIN; encoded by the coding sequence ATGGAAAATATTATTACTAAAAATTTTGTAGAAGCAGCCGAGAATCATTACAAGGAAGGTGTCCAACAAGAACCTGATAATGAAGTAGCAGAAGAATGTTTAAGGATGTGTTTAATTCTGGAAAAAAAAGACGCACCATATACTTTTTTTGAAGATCCAATTATAGATTTGGTTAAAAATTACGTAGTTGATACGTTTGACATGGGAATGATACATTTTTATGATTATGATGATTTGTCATCTGATGAGAATTTTATTGTATTTGGATCAGATGGATCGGGAGAACTTATTGCCATCCATAAAAAATCAAATAAAATATATATGATTGATGGCTATTTTGAAGAAATTTGTGTTTTGTGTAACTCTTCAGAGGATTTTTTAAATAATTTATTAAAAATTGGTAATGCAAATATTAAAAAAGTATCTAATGAAGAAAAAAACTGCTTAGGAAAAGAGATTGCAGTAAATCCAACTTCTCTAGGATATTATTTAAATGCACTAAGCGCAAGAATTAATTAA
- the tnpA gene encoding IS200/IS605 family transposase — protein sequence MDEHIYKRHNKSLLLYHLVFPMKYRREVLTKEIGESFQFICVGISERYEVQFAEIGYESDHVHFLVQSVPDMSVSKLVTIIKSLSERELFKKHPEIKRILWGGNLWTSGYYVNTVGQYGNKDVIRKDIENQGKETEYKKIHGEQLKLWD from the coding sequence GTGGATGAGCATATTTACAAAAGACACAATAAGAGCTTGCTTTTATACCATTTGGTTTTTCCAATGAAATATAGGCGAGAAGTTTTAACAAAAGAGATAGGAGAGAGCTTTCAATTCATTTGTGTTGGAATTTCAGAACGTTACGAAGTTCAATTTGCAGAGATTGGATATGAGTCGGATCATGTTCATTTTTTAGTTCAAAGTGTTCCAGACATGTCAGTTTCCAAGTTAGTAACGATTATAAAAAGTTTGAGTGAACGAGAGTTATTTAAAAAGCATCCAGAAATAAAAAGGATTTTATGGGGAGGGAATTTATGGACGAGTGGTTATTATGTTAATACTGTTGGTCAATATGGAAATAAAGATGTTATACGGAAGGATATTGAAAATCAAGGAAAAGAAACAGAATATAAAAAAATCCACGGCGAACAACTCAAGCTATGGGATTGA
- the hflX gene encoding GTPase HflX encodes MLEKKEHNYEKAVLVGVVTQHQDEDKLQEYMDELEFLAFTAGATADKRFTQKLTQPDSKTFIGSGKAQEIKEYVKENNIGTVIFDDELSPSQLKNLEKEMEVKILDRTNLILDIFAQRATTSYARTQVELAQYQYLLPRLTRMWTHLERQKGGIGMRGPGETEIETDRRIIRDRISLLKDKLKTIDKQMATQRNNRGKVVRAALVGYTNVGKSTLMNALSKSEVFAENKLFATLDTTVRKVVIGNLPFLLTDTVGFIRKLPTQLVESFKSTLDEVREADLLIHVVDISHESFEDHIDSVNQILMEINAHQKPMIMVFNKIDDFSYEKKDEDDLTPSTKKNISLEEWKKTWMAKSKYPTVFISAITKENFPEMKKLIYDEVMKIHISRFPYNDFLFEYFDNDEEESAEKNHEDQ; translated from the coding sequence ATGCTAGAAAAGAAAGAACATAATTACGAAAAGGCAGTTTTGGTAGGTGTTGTTACACAGCATCAGGATGAGGATAAACTTCAGGAATATATGGATGAGCTGGAGTTTTTAGCCTTTACAGCCGGCGCAACGGCAGATAAGCGTTTTACACAAAAGCTCACGCAGCCGGACTCTAAAACATTCATCGGAAGCGGTAAAGCGCAGGAAATTAAAGAATATGTAAAAGAAAACAATATAGGAACCGTTATTTTTGACGATGAATTATCTCCTTCGCAGCTTAAAAACCTCGAGAAAGAAATGGAAGTCAAAATCTTAGACCGAACCAATCTTATTCTTGATATTTTTGCGCAGAGAGCCACCACATCCTATGCAAGAACACAGGTAGAACTCGCTCAATATCAATATCTTTTACCCCGACTAACGAGAATGTGGACCCACCTTGAACGTCAGAAAGGGGGAATCGGGATGAGAGGTCCCGGAGAAACAGAAATTGAAACCGACAGACGTATTATCCGCGACAGGATTTCATTGTTAAAAGATAAGCTGAAAACCATCGACAAACAGATGGCAACCCAGAGAAACAACCGCGGAAAAGTAGTTCGTGCCGCTTTGGTAGGATACACCAACGTCGGGAAATCTACTTTGATGAATGCTTTGTCTAAATCTGAAGTTTTCGCAGAAAATAAACTGTTCGCGACATTGGACACCACGGTAAGAAAAGTAGTGATCGGAAATTTACCTTTCCTTTTAACGGACACGGTTGGATTTATCCGAAAATTACCTACCCAATTGGTTGAGTCGTTTAAATCTACCTTGGATGAGGTTCGTGAAGCGGATCTACTGATTCACGTAGTGGATATTTCTCATGAAAGCTTTGAAGACCATATTGATTCTGTCAATCAGATCTTAATGGAGATCAATGCCCATCAGAAACCTATGATTATGGTTTTCAATAAGATTGACGATTTCAGCTATGAGAAAAAAGACGAGGACGATTTAACGCCATCTACGAAAAAGAATATTTCTCTGGAAGAATGGAAAAAAACATGGATGGCAAAATCCAAATATCCAACGGTTTTCATCTCTGCCATTACGAAAGAAAATTTCCCGGAAATGAAAAAGCTGATCTATGACGAAGTGATGAAGATCCATATTTCCAGATTCCCGTACAACGATTTCCTTTTCGAATATTTCGATAACGATGAGGAAGAAAGTGCAGAAAAAAATCATGAAGACCAATAA
- a CDS encoding DUF4919 domain-containing protein translates to MKHHFFLLFLLISVLGFAQKSKIDFKAIEKDLKSEKSQYNYNKLIFKYKAYPKSLDTLEAQHLYYGRNFREDLLFTTDEAFKSLADAYKNNNFEGCIKQGKALYDKDPTNLDILLILLKAYDSIKDGENFLYHLSQFRALTYGMKSSGDGKTEKTPYLVNSVGDEYILLNILNLGKEYTRGSKSVKDGILDIWEKDGNKIYIKVLYIDY, encoded by the coding sequence ATGAAACATCACTTTTTCCTCCTTTTCCTGCTGATCTCCGTTCTTGGTTTCGCACAGAAATCAAAAATTGATTTCAAAGCGATTGAGAAAGACCTGAAAAGCGAGAAATCCCAATACAACTACAACAAGCTGATTTTTAAATACAAAGCCTATCCTAAATCTTTAGACACGCTTGAAGCACAGCATCTTTACTATGGAAGGAACTTCAGAGAAGATCTGCTTTTTACAACGGATGAAGCGTTTAAAAGCTTAGCCGATGCTTACAAAAATAATAATTTTGAGGGCTGCATTAAACAGGGAAAAGCGTTGTATGATAAAGATCCTACCAATCTGGATATTCTGCTGATTCTTCTCAAAGCCTATGACAGCATTAAAGACGGAGAAAATTTTCTGTATCATCTCAGTCAGTTTCGTGCATTAACCTACGGCATGAAGTCTTCCGGAGACGGAAAAACAGAAAAAACACCATATCTGGTGAATTCAGTAGGCGACGAATATATTCTGCTGAACATTCTGAATCTTGGAAAGGAATATACACGAGGATCAAAATCTGTAAAAGACGGAATTCTTGATATCTGGGAAAAAGACGGGAATAAAATCTACATCAAAGTATTATACATCGATTATTAA
- a CDS encoding thiopeptide-type bacteriocin biosynthesis protein: MMKRKFAPGSEWLHLKIYTGIKTADLILEESIEPLVKYFQKENYISKWFFIRYNDPKAHLRVRFMLTYPNNYTEVLKSVNASLQNFTESGEISNIVIDTYNREIERYGESTIEDAEIFFYRNSEFTLQCLHYDDEEKIIVSLFLIDQMLSKLNLSVQEKLEWMKDFNDAFKREFNADKKLNSQLDKKYREFKPKYLDFLSSDEFSEERSAFLSHIEENNAALQNVLCHNENQSLRISLRNFFQSIFHMNINRLFVSNQRVFEMIIYDYLVRYYKSETYYYLHQTS, translated from the coding sequence ATGATGAAAAGAAAATTTGCTCCGGGAAGTGAATGGTTACATCTTAAAATTTATACCGGAATAAAAACAGCAGACCTTATTTTAGAAGAGTCGATAGAGCCCTTGGTAAAGTATTTCCAGAAAGAAAATTATATTTCCAAATGGTTTTTTATACGTTATAATGATCCCAAAGCTCACCTGAGAGTAAGGTTTATGCTGACTTATCCCAACAATTACACTGAAGTTTTAAAAAGTGTTAACGCTTCTCTTCAAAACTTTACAGAAAGCGGGGAAATTTCAAATATTGTAATAGATACGTATAACCGTGAAATTGAACGTTATGGAGAAAGTACGATTGAAGATGCGGAAATTTTCTTTTACAGAAACAGTGAGTTTACTCTGCAATGTCTACATTATGACGATGAGGAAAAGATTATTGTCAGCCTTTTTTTGATTGATCAGATGCTCAGTAAACTAAATCTTTCAGTTCAGGAAAAGTTGGAATGGATGAAAGATTTTAATGATGCTTTTAAAAGAGAATTCAATGCCGATAAAAAACTTAATTCTCAACTGGATAAAAAGTACAGGGAGTTTAAACCTAAATATTTGGATTTCTTGAGTTCAGACGAATTTTCTGAAGAGAGGAGTGCTTTTTTATCCCATATCGAAGAAAACAATGCGGCTTTACAAAATGTACTTTGTCACAATGAAAATCAATCTTTGAGAATTTCTTTGAGGAATTTCTTTCAAAGCATATTCCACATGAATATCAACAGGCTTTTTGTTTCCAATCAAAGAGTATTTGAGATGATTATTTATGATTATTTGGTGAGATATTATAAATCAGAAACCTATTACTATCTTCATCAAACATCATAA